The Pseudomonas sp. B21-023 genomic interval TGGTGCTGCTTGTCGCATCCTTTCCGGCATTTGTGCTGTCGGACATTACGTTTCCCTTTGCGGAATCGAGCCGAAGCTTACTTCGCATCGCCGGGCGGTGGCTGGGTGAACTGCTTCCTGGTTGCCCTTGCGCCGTTGTGCGTGGACGCTTTGTCGCTTGTTTCCACGGTCCTGCGGACCTTGACTAAAAAGTGCCTGTCACCTGACGCAACTTGTGTCCGTGGCGTGGCCGTTGCAATCGATGTGAGGAGCCCTTCATTGGCAGTCAGTACACTGGATACCCATGCGTTGTTCGCCCTGGGCGACTTGCGCGCACAGCTGGTCAAGCTGTTCCACGGGCGTTTCATCTATGTCACCGAGCAGAACCCGGAAGGCCTGTACATGGCCGAAATCGACACCGAAGAAGCCATGGTGGTCGACGACAAGCAGCGCCTCGAATTGAAGGTGGGTGACCACTTCCGCGCCGCGGTCTTGCCCAGCCGCGAAGGCGGCAAGCTGGAATTGCGCTTTCGCGAGATCAAGCTGAACGTCTATGGCCAGGGCGACTACGCCTTCGTCTCGGTACCGGAAGGCGACGGTATCGTGTTCCGCGATGGGCATGGCGTGATGCTGGTGTTCGCTGCCCAGCAACAGGTGCAGGAAGGCCTGGGCAAACTGCTCAAGGCGGTGACCGGCAAGGTCGCCAAATGGCGCAAGGGCGAGTTGACCACCTTCAAGGCCAGCGAATGATCGACGAGCCCACCGCGGGCTCGCGGGCCGACTTTCACCGCCTGCACCAGGCCCGTGCGGTGGAGGAGGCCGAGCGCCTGCTTGCGCGCCGAGAGGCGCTGCACGGCGGCTGGCTGGCCTGGGTCGCCGGCGAGCTCTATCGGATGAGCCCGCCGCCTTTTGCCGCCATGGTACGCCGCGAGTTGCAGCGCTTGAGCCAGGCATGAGCCTCAGTTGCCGCGATCGCGCCCGCTGCTGACTTCCTCAGGTACGTTTTCACCCGAGGTGCGTTTGCGAAACAGCGCGGCCCTGGCCAACAGCAGCGTGGTCACCGGCACGGTGATCGACAGCAGGATCGGGATCAGCCACGCATGCAGCACCGGGCTCTGCTTGAGCACCGAGAAGTACAGCATCGAGGCCAACGCCACGCACCATGCGCCGATGGTCGAGGCCAGCGCGGGCGGGTGCATGCGCTGGAAAAAGTCCTGCAGACGGACCAGCCCGATGGCGCCGATCAGGGCGAACAGGCTGCCCAGCAGCAGCAGCGTGGACACCAGCAGTTCCAGCCAGAACGGCAGTTCGATAGCTTCGTTCATTCGATCACCTCGCCACGCAGCAGGAACTTGGCCAGGGCGAACGAGCCGACGAAGCCGAACAGGGCGATCAGCAGCGCGCCCTCGAAGTAGGTGTCACTGGCGTAGCGAATGCCCAACACCAGCATCATCAGCATGCCCAGGATGTACAGGTAGTCCAGTGCCAGTACGCGGTCCTGGGCGGACGGGCCGCGGAACACCCGGATCAGTGCCAGGGCCATGGCAATGGCGAAGATGAACAGGCTGGTGAGGACGGCATAGGCAAGCAGGCCGCTCATTCGAAGATCTCCATCAGCGGACGTTCATAGGTGTGCTTGAAGTGCTCGATGAAGGCCGCTTCCTCTTCAAGATCGAACACGTGCAACAACAGTACGCTGCGATCCAGGGCCAGTTCCGACCAGATGGTTCCCGGCACCACGGTGGTTATCATCGACAGTGCCGCCAGACCGTGGGCGTCGCGCAGGTCCAGCGGAATATGCACGAATGCCGAGCGAGGCGGCGTGCTGCCGACGCGCAGCACG includes:
- a CDS encoding Na+/H+ antiporter subunit E; this translates as MSRLFPAPLLSVALLALWLLLNLSVSPGNLLLGAALGILAPILMAPLRPQHAHVRRPWAIAKLVGRVGLDVIHSNLLVARGVLRVGSTPPRSAFVHIPLDLRDAHGLAALSMITTVVPGTIWSELALDRSVLLLHVFDLEEEAAFIEHFKHTYERPLMEIFE
- a CDS encoding K+/H+ antiporter subunit F, with protein sequence MSGLLAYAVLTSLFIFAIAMALALIRVFRGPSAQDRVLALDYLYILGMLMMLVLGIRYASDTYFEGALLIALFGFVGSFALAKFLLRGEVIE
- a CDS encoding Na+/H+ antiporter subunit G; amino-acid sequence: MNEAIELPFWLELLVSTLLLLGSLFALIGAIGLVRLQDFFQRMHPPALASTIGAWCVALASMLYFSVLKQSPVLHAWLIPILLSITVPVTTLLLARAALFRKRTSGENVPEEVSSGRDRGN